A window of the Radiobacillus deserti genome harbors these coding sequences:
- the yutH gene encoding spore coat putative kinase YutH: MEHVLSQYVDSFNGQKTTINGYDGYKKGSEYYFIIPSENNEEVLLEQKALADFMYVHGVDFVSTPIFNKNGSLLTIDQNKEYIVCCGKPMQGHQSEHPGSVLAKFHHLGSQYPYEPVLISSYGQWSTLWSEKLNAFEQFYAKQWSERPVSKFQRLFIDTFPYLIGLTENALQYTDETEKDWRYHEVDRGTICFQRYTNQMKQSIIWPYELVYDHPARDIAEYIRPYFLQSEEDCFQLLRVFIQEYEQVNPLSIFSWRMIYARLLLPVHLFDYLEEGFSHKDTEAVYKSYHSLLMKSKRYEENLKIFFKEMGLAKEDITIPSIDW, translated from the coding sequence ATGGAACATGTATTATCTCAATATGTAGATAGTTTCAATGGGCAAAAAACAACCATAAACGGATATGATGGTTATAAAAAAGGTAGTGAGTATTATTTTATCATTCCAAGTGAAAACAATGAAGAGGTACTTTTGGAGCAAAAAGCATTGGCTGATTTTATGTATGTGCATGGTGTAGATTTTGTTTCCACTCCCATTTTTAATAAAAATGGGTCCCTTTTAACAATAGATCAAAACAAAGAATATATCGTGTGTTGTGGAAAACCTATGCAAGGACACCAATCTGAGCATCCCGGCTCGGTGCTGGCGAAGTTTCATCATTTAGGAAGTCAATATCCATATGAACCAGTCCTTATCTCAAGCTATGGACAATGGTCTACACTTTGGAGTGAAAAACTTAATGCTTTTGAACAATTTTATGCGAAACAGTGGTCGGAAAGACCAGTCTCAAAGTTCCAGCGATTATTCATCGATACATTCCCGTATCTAATAGGATTAACTGAGAATGCATTACAGTATACAGATGAAACAGAAAAAGATTGGAGATATCATGAAGTCGATCGAGGTACAATTTGCTTTCAGCGTTATACAAACCAAATGAAGCAGAGCATTATTTGGCCATACGAATTAGTATATGACCATCCAGCAAGAGACATTGCTGAGTACATAAGGCCATACTTTCTACAATCAGAAGAGGATTGTTTCCAGTTGTTACGAGTTTTTATTCAAGAATATGAACAAGTAAACCCACTTTCTATATTTAGCTGGCGAATGATATATGCTCGCTTATTATTACCCGTTCATCTATTTGATTACTTGGAAGAAGGATTTTCACATAAGGATACCGAAGCAGTTTATAAGTCCTATCATTCCTTGTTAATGAAATCAAAAAGGTATGAGGAAAATCTAAAAATATTCTTTAAGGAAATGGGGCTTGCCAAGGAAGACATAACTATTCCAAGCATTGATTGGTAA
- a CDS encoding TIGR01457 family HAD-type hydrolase yields MKTYKGYLIDLDGTMYRGTEKIEAASDFVKALVKAEVPYLFLTNNSSTTPEKVADKLNQMDIPADANQVVTSSMATAAYIQQQKPNASVYVIGEDGLKVAIEQEGLLVSESEAEYVVVGIDREINYEKLAKGCLFVRDGATFLSTNGDVAIPTERGLLPGNGSLTSVISVSTGVQPVFVGKPESIIMDYAIQKLGLKHEETIMVGDNYHTDILAGIRSGMDTLMVFTGVSTEEELLNEEIKPTYQIHSLLEWIPNIM; encoded by the coding sequence GTGAAAACATATAAGGGATATTTAATCGACTTAGACGGGACCATGTACCGCGGTACCGAGAAAATAGAAGCAGCCTCTGATTTTGTGAAAGCTTTAGTAAAGGCAGAGGTTCCGTACTTATTTCTAACAAACAATTCGTCTACTACACCGGAAAAAGTTGCAGATAAGTTAAATCAAATGGATATTCCAGCTGATGCCAACCAAGTTGTAACTTCTAGTATGGCAACAGCAGCTTATATTCAACAACAAAAGCCGAACGCTTCTGTTTATGTTATAGGAGAAGATGGTCTTAAAGTGGCTATAGAACAAGAAGGACTATTGGTGAGCGAGTCTGAAGCGGAGTATGTGGTGGTAGGAATTGATCGAGAAATTAATTATGAAAAGCTAGCAAAAGGTTGCTTGTTTGTAAGAGATGGTGCGACATTCTTATCCACGAATGGAGATGTAGCAATTCCTACAGAAAGAGGCTTATTACCAGGGAATGGATCACTAACATCTGTTATCTCTGTTAGTACAGGTGTACAACCTGTATTTGTTGGAAAACCGGAGTCGATTATTATGGACTATGCGATTCAAAAGCTGGGGCTTAAACATGAGGAGACTATCATGGTAGGGGACAACTATCATACAGACATATTGGCAGGTATCCGATCAGGTATGGATACATTAATGGTATTTACAGGTGTTTCAACAGAAGAAGAGCTTCTAAATGAGGAAATAAAACCTACCTATCAAATTCATTCTCTATTGGAATGGATTCCAAATATTATGTAA
- a CDS encoding RNA degradosome polyphosphate kinase, translated as MSLTQNIENKLDNPLYYNNRELSWLAFNERVLEEAIDERNPLLERLKFLAIFSSNLDEFFMVRVAGLKDQVKAGFNKTDNKSGLTPKQQLRKIAENNHELVKRQYQMYHTLQTDLREESISILPMESLTGEVLSKLETYFDEQIFPVLTPMAIDAYRPFPMLLNKSINIAVVLQDKVFLDEKEPKTAIVQVPTLLDRYIHIEGFQYVLVEDLICHFIHKFFAGYQVQSVTEFRITRNADMTIHEEGARDLLKEIEKELKKRKWGAAVRLEVREERADPEVVRFLLSVLEIHENDLYEINGPLDLTYLFRFYGDIEKEKDHLVYPSLMPQPPQDLGNDENVFTAAKERDIFLHHPYESFEPIIDLISEAADDPDVLAIKQTLYRVSGDSPIIAGLKRAAENGKQVTVLVELKARFDEEKNVQWAKELEKAGCLVIYGMNYLKTHSKITLVVKKTNGHIERFVHLGTGNYNDQTASLYTDMGIITTKRKFGIDATNFFNYLSGYTEKPYYHHLSMAPFDIRKDLMDLIDEEIYYQKAHGNGRIIAKMNSLTDKELIMKLYEASQSGVQIDLIVRGICCLKPGIKGISENIQVISIVGRFLEHSRIYFFHHNGEEKIFLSSADLMTRNMVKRVELMFPIYESSIKIRIKKVLEVMLNDTMKARIQANDGTYHYILPKPEEEPKESQLTLFNMAYQLLEDEE; from the coding sequence ATGTCTCTTACTCAAAATATTGAGAATAAATTAGATAATCCTCTTTATTACAATAACCGAGAATTAAGCTGGCTTGCTTTTAATGAACGGGTTCTAGAAGAGGCAATTGATGAACGAAATCCACTTCTAGAGCGGTTAAAGTTTTTAGCCATTTTTTCTTCCAATTTAGATGAGTTTTTCATGGTTCGAGTTGCCGGTTTAAAGGATCAAGTGAAAGCGGGGTTTAATAAAACCGATAATAAGTCAGGATTAACACCTAAGCAGCAGCTAAGAAAGATTGCAGAGAATAACCATGAATTGGTGAAAAGACAATATCAAATGTACCACACACTACAAACGGATTTGCGTGAGGAATCCATTTCTATTTTGCCTATGGAGTCTTTGACTGGCGAGGTGCTGTCAAAATTAGAAACCTACTTTGATGAACAAATATTTCCGGTTTTAACTCCAATGGCTATTGATGCGTATCGTCCTTTTCCAATGCTACTTAATAAATCGATTAATATAGCGGTGGTTTTACAAGACAAGGTGTTTCTGGATGAAAAAGAACCAAAGACAGCCATCGTCCAAGTACCGACATTGCTAGATCGATACATCCATATTGAAGGCTTTCAATATGTCCTGGTGGAGGATTTAATTTGTCACTTCATCCACAAGTTTTTTGCAGGCTATCAGGTTCAATCTGTAACGGAGTTCCGAATTACTCGAAATGCGGATATGACCATTCATGAGGAAGGAGCCCGTGACCTTTTAAAAGAAATTGAAAAGGAATTAAAAAAACGAAAATGGGGTGCCGCTGTTCGACTAGAAGTTCGAGAAGAACGAGCAGACCCTGAAGTAGTACGCTTTCTTTTATCCGTACTTGAAATTCATGAAAACGATCTATACGAAATTAATGGCCCGCTAGATTTAACTTATTTGTTCCGCTTTTATGGAGATATCGAGAAGGAAAAAGATCATCTAGTCTACCCATCGTTGATGCCCCAGCCACCACAAGATTTAGGAAATGATGAGAACGTATTTACAGCAGCGAAAGAGCGTGACATTTTTTTACATCATCCTTATGAGTCCTTTGAGCCAATCATCGATCTTATTTCGGAAGCAGCAGATGATCCAGATGTTTTGGCAATCAAACAAACATTATACCGAGTAAGTGGAGATTCCCCAATTATTGCAGGATTAAAGAGAGCTGCTGAAAACGGAAAACAAGTGACCGTTCTCGTAGAATTAAAGGCTCGGTTTGACGAAGAGAAAAACGTTCAATGGGCAAAGGAACTGGAGAAAGCGGGTTGCCTCGTTATATACGGAATGAATTACTTAAAGACACACAGTAAAATTACGCTTGTTGTCAAGAAAACAAATGGTCATATTGAGCGATTTGTCCATTTAGGAACGGGTAACTATAATGACCAAACCGCTTCATTGTACACAGACATGGGCATTATCACGACTAAGCGCAAATTCGGGATTGATGCAACGAACTTCTTTAATTATCTAAGTGGATATACGGAAAAACCTTACTACCATCATTTGTCCATGGCTCCTTTCGATATTCGTAAAGATTTAATGGATTTGATTGATGAAGAAATCTACTACCAAAAAGCGCATGGAAATGGACGAATCATTGCTAAAATGAATTCCTTAACCGATAAAGAGCTTATTATGAAATTATATGAGGCTTCTCAGTCGGGTGTTCAGATTGATTTAATTGTACGGGGTATCTGTTGTTTAAAACCAGGGATAAAGGGGATTAGTGAAAACATACAAGTGATTAGTATTGTTGGACGCTTCCTAGAGCATAGTCGAATCTATTTCTTCCATCACAATGGAGAAGAAAAAATCTTCCTTTCTTCTGCTGACTTAATGACACGGAACATGGTGAAACGAGTTGAGTTAATGTTCCCAATTTATGAGAGCTCCATTAAGATCCGGATTAAGAAAGTGTTAGAGGTTATGCTGAATGATACGATGAAGGCAAGAATTCAAGCAAATGATGGAACTTATCATTATATTCTTCCAAAGCCAGAAGAAGAACCTAAAGAAAGTCAGCTTACTTTGTTCAATATGGCTTACCAATTGTTAGAGGATGAAGAGTAA
- the thrB gene encoding homoserine kinase, with protein MSWSIKVPASTSNLGAGFDSIGLALNLYLHLSVVPADKWKFVAKSDCLQGIPEGTENLVYQIAKIVADRFHYPYLPACRVEMTSDIPLARGLGSSATATIAGIELANQILGLHLTEEEKLQVATDIEGHPDNVAPALMGGCVIGHYDQEVNWIKIPVEGVTFLAVIPSYELKTEDARAVLPKEFTYERSVHASSVANVSVAAICMKDWPLLGKMMKKDLFHQPYRKGLVPDYEMIQSFLETEAYGVFLSGAGPTMIAIVEPERVEQHLELWQEKFPQFDWLPLQVENEGVQTTSVGSVST; from the coding sequence ATGAGCTGGTCTATAAAAGTGCCTGCAAGTACATCGAATCTAGGTGCTGGCTTTGATTCTATTGGACTTGCCTTAAATTTATACTTGCACTTATCTGTAGTACCAGCAGATAAGTGGAAGTTTGTTGCAAAATCTGATTGTTTACAAGGTATTCCAGAGGGGACAGAAAATTTAGTGTATCAGATTGCTAAAATAGTAGCAGATCGTTTTCACTATCCTTATCTTCCAGCATGTCGTGTTGAAATGACAAGTGATATTCCGTTAGCGCGCGGGTTAGGAAGTAGTGCAACAGCAACCATAGCGGGTATTGAATTGGCAAATCAAATTTTGGGTCTCCATTTAACAGAGGAAGAAAAGCTTCAAGTTGCGACGGACATTGAAGGCCACCCAGATAATGTAGCTCCAGCTCTTATGGGGGGATGTGTCATTGGTCATTATGATCAAGAAGTAAACTGGATTAAAATCCCAGTAGAAGGTGTAACCTTTTTAGCGGTAATCCCAAGTTATGAGCTAAAGACAGAAGATGCTCGGGCAGTTCTTCCAAAGGAATTCACGTACGAGCGGAGCGTCCACGCGAGCAGTGTAGCCAATGTGAGCGTAGCAGCTATTTGTATGAAGGATTGGCCGCTTTTAGGCAAAATGATGAAAAAAGATTTGTTTCATCAACCTTATCGTAAAGGATTAGTACCAGATTATGAGATGATTCAAAGCTTTTTAGAAACCGAAGCATATGGGGTATTTCTGTCCGGTGCTGGACCGACTATGATAGCCATCGTGGAACCGGAGCGTGTGGAACAACATTTAGAACTGTGGCAAGAAAAATTCCCACAGTTCGATTGGCTGCCATTGCAAGTAGAAAATGAGGGCGTGCAGACAACGTCTGTTGGAAGTGTATCGACATAA
- a CDS encoding homoserine dehydrogenase: protein MTKTIHIGLCGLGTVGSGVVRILQDHRDQIKYKLGCEVSIKKILVSDIHKKRDINVIGSELTTDPKSIIQDPDIDIIIEVMGGIEKTYQLMKEAILHHKHIVTANKDVMALYGQELLPLAKDKEVDVFYEASVAGGIPILRALSDGLASDKIQKMMGIVNGTTNFILTKMADEQRPFGPVLEEAQQLGYAEADPSSDVDGLDAARKMTLLANLAFKTTLELSDVQVKGIRSITQEDLTFAAKLGYTIKLIGIAEVNDEGKVEVSVEPTLLPNEHPLAQVKNEYNAVYVHGEAVGETMFYGPGAGGLPTATSIVSDVMEAVKNVRLGINGHAYVIPQYKKKLKTDKEKFMKFFIRMEVDDTAGTFQKLTNVFTGEQVSFAKILQLPSNKNQTAEIVMVTHSVSREQLRKSLEQIMDLSVVKKVISYYRVDGEE from the coding sequence ATGACGAAAACAATACACATAGGGTTATGTGGGTTAGGGACGGTCGGATCAGGTGTCGTTCGTATTCTTCAGGATCACCGTGATCAAATTAAATACAAGTTAGGTTGTGAAGTTTCTATTAAAAAAATTCTTGTTAGTGATATTCATAAAAAAAGGGATATTAATGTAATTGGCAGTGAACTTACGACAGATCCTAAATCGATTATCCAGGACCCGGATATTGATATTATTATTGAGGTGATGGGCGGAATCGAAAAAACGTATCAATTAATGAAAGAAGCGATTCTCCATCATAAACACATAGTAACGGCTAACAAAGATGTCATGGCGCTTTATGGTCAAGAGTTATTACCATTAGCTAAGGATAAGGAAGTGGATGTGTTTTATGAAGCGAGCGTTGCGGGTGGTATTCCGATTTTACGCGCTTTATCGGACGGATTAGCTTCAGATAAAATACAAAAAATGATGGGAATTGTTAACGGTACGACTAATTTTATATTAACGAAAATGGCAGATGAACAACGACCCTTTGGACCGGTGTTAGAGGAAGCGCAACAATTGGGGTATGCAGAAGCGGATCCCTCTTCTGACGTAGATGGGTTGGATGCAGCTAGAAAAATGACACTGCTTGCGAATTTAGCATTTAAAACAACGCTTGAACTATCAGACGTTCAGGTAAAAGGAATTCGTTCGATTACGCAAGAGGATTTAACCTTTGCTGCAAAACTAGGTTATACGATTAAGCTGATAGGGATTGCAGAAGTAAATGACGAGGGGAAAGTAGAAGTGAGTGTTGAACCCACATTGCTTCCGAATGAACATCCACTTGCCCAAGTTAAGAATGAGTACAACGCGGTGTATGTACATGGTGAAGCAGTTGGGGAAACGATGTTTTACGGACCGGGTGCAGGCGGTCTTCCAACAGCAACGTCTATTGTATCTGACGTGATGGAAGCTGTTAAAAATGTTCGATTAGGGATTAATGGTCATGCTTACGTAATCCCACAATATAAAAAGAAACTAAAGACAGATAAAGAAAAATTTATGAAATTTTTTATTCGTATGGAAGTGGACGATACCGCTGGTACCTTCCAAAAGCTAACCAATGTTTTTACAGGCGAACAAGTGAGCTTTGCGAAAATATTACAACTTCCTAGTAATAAGAATCAGACTGCTGAAATTGTCATGGTTACTCATAGTGTTAGCAGGGAACAATTAAGAAAAAGTTTAGAACAAATTATGGATTTATCCGTTGTAAAAAAAGTTATCAGTTACTACCGAGTAGACGGGGAGGAATAA
- a CDS encoding ABC transporter permease subunit, with the protein MNQKWMYVINELSKPLLLIVGIFVVSISPLFMSANGLIWPGKQVLTNVIEKMFQPGALVYTNPVSGIERDLFPYIFKAFFSSASVLGIAFAVSFSIALLTATLLWYAPTKMKELCLSFSSLLQSIPDVMYVVISQLLLIWFYQETGTRLANISGAGTDEAILLPALILSILPTIFFFQSMLRLMDEEKKEPYFDLALSKGLTRFWILLKHILRNMLIRLAYQSKYLISLMISNLLIIEYMFENLGMTSLLFSYSQPPVFFVTGILFFVPIYLLLKFMELVLYRLTNQEVSL; encoded by the coding sequence TTGAATCAAAAATGGATGTATGTCATTAATGAATTATCTAAGCCTTTATTATTAATTGTTGGGATATTTGTTGTTAGTATCTCTCCATTATTTATGTCAGCTAATGGATTAATTTGGCCAGGAAAACAAGTGCTTACTAATGTTATTGAAAAAATGTTTCAGCCAGGTGCTTTAGTGTATACAAACCCTGTGTCTGGGATAGAAAGAGACTTATTTCCATATATTTTTAAAGCGTTTTTTTCTTCTGCATCTGTGTTAGGTATCGCCTTTGCTGTCTCCTTTAGTATTGCTTTATTAACTGCGACGCTTCTATGGTATGCTCCTACTAAAATGAAGGAACTATGTCTGTCTTTTTCGTCTTTATTACAAAGCATCCCGGATGTTATGTACGTCGTGATCTCCCAATTATTATTAATTTGGTTCTATCAGGAAACTGGTACTAGACTTGCGAATATTTCAGGTGCTGGTACGGACGAGGCTATTTTATTGCCTGCTCTTATATTATCAATACTACCTACTATCTTTTTCTTTCAATCCATGCTTCGACTAATGGATGAGGAAAAGAAAGAACCTTATTTTGACCTTGCACTAAGTAAAGGACTAACAAGATTCTGGATATTATTAAAGCACATTCTAAGAAATATGCTGATTCGACTTGCTTATCAATCAAAGTACTTGATTAGTCTAATGATTAGCAACCTGCTCATCATCGAATATATGTTTGAGAATCTAGGAATGACATCCTTGCTGTTTTCGTATTCACAGCCACCTGTCTTTTTCGTCACTGGTATCTTATTTTTTGTTCCGATTTACCTCTTGTTGAAATTTATGGAGCTTGTATTATATCGACTAACGAACCAGGAGGTATCCTTATGA
- a CDS encoding ABC transporter permease subunit, producing the protein MKKKWYKQPTLVLGLAFIIIVLVASFIHSIFFDTYVAKTEYFYNEQNKLVGPPLAPFDHSIFGTDLNGNHLVYYILQGAKFTILGALSIALVSFVLAMLIGIPLGFRYKGKTRFVENSISFLYFIPASLIAYIFLRPLLIEPMGGFPTSLSYRISVEVLVIGILLAMPAAILLANETSVLLKKEFVISSRVLGGRPYHIFRHHLIPHMKGTMLTLLTTLTIQAILVMTHLGVFELYFGGTNIAYGGSDPPLPITYDWASLIGMYYYTLQTTVHWLIGIPLIFLVLFILSLIGIEYGIKKCITID; encoded by the coding sequence ATGAAAAAGAAGTGGTATAAACAACCTACATTAGTGTTAGGGCTAGCTTTCATCATTATAGTATTGGTTGCAAGTTTTATCCATAGCATATTTTTCGATACATATGTGGCCAAAACAGAATATTTTTATAATGAACAAAACAAATTAGTTGGGCCACCACTTGCGCCTTTCGACCATTCCATATTTGGGACAGACCTAAATGGTAACCATTTAGTGTACTACATATTACAGGGAGCAAAATTCACCATATTAGGCGCTCTTTCTATTGCGTTGGTTAGCTTTGTATTAGCGATGCTTATTGGCATTCCTTTAGGATTTCGCTATAAAGGAAAAACGAGATTTGTAGAGAATAGTATTTCTTTTTTGTACTTTATTCCAGCTTCCTTAATTGCATACATTTTTTTACGACCACTGCTTATAGAGCCCATGGGTGGTTTTCCTACTAGTCTTAGTTATCGAATAAGTGTGGAAGTACTAGTAATCGGTATTTTACTAGCAATGCCTGCTGCTATCTTATTAGCTAATGAAACTAGTGTGTTGCTAAAGAAAGAATTTGTTATATCGAGCAGAGTGTTAGGTGGACGTCCTTATCATATTTTTCGTCACCACTTAATCCCTCATATGAAGGGAACTATGCTTACCTTGCTTACCACTCTTACTATTCAAGCTATACTAGTCATGACACATTTAGGTGTGTTTGAATTGTATTTTGGTGGAACAAATATAGCTTATGGAGGTAGTGATCCGCCACTTCCGATTACTTACGATTGGGCATCATTAATCGGAATGTACTATTATACATTACAAACAACTGTTCATTGGTTAATTGGCATTCCGTTGATTTTTCTTGTCCTATTTATCCTTTCTTTAATAGGCATTGAATATGGAATTAAAAAATGTATAACGATTGATTAA
- a CDS encoding 2-hydroxyacid dehydrogenase, which yields MRKPYVYITRQIPEKLLKPYQNIAEIKTWTYEDQPVDAETLKEEIAHADGMITMLSDKIDEELLEQAKNLKVIANLAVGYDNFELSSIRKRGIVATNTPDVLTNATADLTFALLLATGRRLIEADRFVREGKWKQWSPFLLAGTEMNQKNIGIVGMGRIGEAVARRAKGFGMNILYHNRTRKEQAERELAAMYCSFEELLKESDFVVCLTPLTKETNGLFNEEAFSQMKQSSIFINVSRGAVVDEQALYHALVSGSIRGAGLDVFQHEPVEPNHPLLNLNQVVCLPHIGSASEETREEMIILCLENVTNVLQGREAITPIPY from the coding sequence TTGAGGAAGCCATATGTGTATATTACAAGACAGATACCAGAAAAATTATTAAAACCTTACCAGAATATCGCTGAAATAAAAACATGGACATACGAGGATCAGCCAGTAGATGCTGAAACTTTAAAAGAAGAGATTGCTCATGCAGATGGTATGATCACGATGCTTTCTGATAAAATCGATGAGGAGCTATTGGAACAAGCAAAAAACCTAAAAGTCATTGCTAATTTAGCGGTGGGTTATGATAATTTTGAGTTAAGCTCTATAAGAAAAAGAGGAATCGTTGCAACAAATACACCGGATGTGTTAACGAATGCCACGGCCGATTTAACGTTTGCGTTGCTACTAGCTACTGGTAGAAGATTAATCGAAGCAGACCGATTTGTTAGAGAAGGAAAGTGGAAGCAATGGTCCCCCTTTTTACTGGCAGGAACAGAGATGAATCAAAAAAATATAGGCATAGTAGGAATGGGGAGAATTGGAGAAGCAGTTGCTAGAAGAGCAAAGGGTTTTGGTATGAACATTCTTTACCACAATCGAACGCGAAAAGAACAGGCAGAGAGAGAATTAGCTGCTATGTACTGTTCATTTGAAGAGTTGCTAAAGGAATCGGATTTCGTTGTTTGTCTGACACCACTAACTAAGGAAACGAACGGGTTATTCAATGAAGAAGCGTTTAGCCAAATGAAACAGTCTTCCATTTTTATTAATGTGTCAAGAGGTGCTGTGGTGGATGAACAAGCACTTTATCATGCGCTAGTCTCTGGTAGTATTCGGGGAGCAGGATTGGATGTTTTCCAGCACGAGCCCGTGGAACCAAACCATCCACTGTTAAACCTTAATCAAGTAGTTTGTCTTCCACATATTGGTTCGGCAAGTGAGGAGACGAGGGAAGAAATGATCATACTATGCTTAGAGAACGTAACGAACGTTTTACAAGGGAGAGAAGCGATTACCCCAATTCCTTACTAA
- a CDS encoding phosphatidylglycerophosphatase A family protein produces MSEKKKSAVEVKARAWLEERGVTLDDIAELVHYLQAKYHDHLTKEECKFHVEKVLSKREVQNAILTGIQLDVLAEKKMLEQPLQATIETDEGLYGVDEIIALSIVNVYGSIGFTNYGYIDKQKPGILEKLNDKTTGSCHTFLDDIVGAIAAAASSRLAHSSAHEEVDG; encoded by the coding sequence TTGTCAGAGAAGAAAAAATCAGCGGTAGAAGTAAAAGCGAGAGCATGGTTGGAAGAACGCGGTGTTACGTTAGATGATATTGCAGAATTAGTTCACTATTTACAAGCGAAGTACCATGACCACTTAACCAAAGAAGAATGTAAGTTTCATGTCGAGAAAGTACTCTCTAAACGAGAAGTTCAAAATGCCATTTTAACTGGTATTCAACTAGATGTATTAGCAGAGAAAAAAATGTTAGAACAGCCCCTTCAAGCTACCATAGAAACAGATGAAGGACTGTATGGGGTCGATGAAATTATTGCCTTATCTATCGTAAATGTGTATGGCTCTATCGGCTTTACAAACTATGGGTATATAGATAAACAAAAGCCTGGTATTTTAGAAAAATTAAATGATAAAACAACTGGAAGCTGCCATACTTTCCTAGATGATATTGTTGGAGCTATTGCCGCAGCAGCATCTAGCCGATTAGCGCACAGTTCCGCTCATGAAGAAGTGGATGGATGA
- the thrC gene encoding threonine synthase has product MAWKGLLEEYQELLPISEETPKISLLEGNTPLIKLEKLSQQHGLHVYAKIEGANPTGSFKDRGMVMAIAKAVEEGAKAVICASTGNTSASAAAFAARAGLKCFIVIPDGKIAQGKLAQAVMHGAEIFSIEGNFDDALKMVRKLAETGHVTLVNSVNPYRIEGQKTAAFEVCDALGQAPDYLFIPVGNAGNITAYWKGFKEYHEKKGFSLPKMMGYEASGAAAIVHDQVFENPETVGTAIRIGNPASWQQAVVARDESKGSIDEITDEEMIEAYQWLAANEGIFAEPASCSSVAGLLKAIKHNQVEKGSTIVTVLTGNGLKDPNTAIDYSNFEPRVLPNDEKQVINKILESVLV; this is encoded by the coding sequence ATGGCCTGGAAAGGACTTTTAGAGGAATACCAGGAGTTATTACCAATATCAGAGGAAACACCTAAAATTAGTTTACTAGAAGGAAATACACCACTAATTAAATTAGAGAAGCTTTCGCAGCAGCATGGTTTGCATGTATATGCGAAAATAGAAGGAGCGAATCCAACCGGATCCTTTAAGGATCGAGGTATGGTAATGGCGATTGCCAAAGCAGTAGAAGAGGGAGCGAAGGCAGTCATTTGCGCTTCTACAGGAAATACTTCTGCATCTGCTGCAGCATTTGCTGCTCGAGCTGGATTAAAATGCTTTATTGTAATTCCAGATGGAAAAATTGCACAGGGGAAATTAGCACAAGCTGTCATGCATGGTGCTGAAATCTTTTCCATTGAAGGAAACTTCGACGATGCTTTAAAAATGGTTCGAAAACTGGCCGAAACAGGTCATGTTACGTTAGTAAACTCTGTTAATCCGTATCGGATAGAAGGTCAAAAAACGGCTGCGTTTGAAGTGTGTGATGCACTAGGTCAAGCACCAGATTATCTATTTATTCCAGTGGGGAACGCAGGGAATATCACAGCCTATTGGAAAGGATTTAAAGAATACCATGAGAAAAAAGGGTTTTCCCTTCCTAAGATGATGGGATATGAAGCGAGTGGAGCGGCTGCAATCGTCCATGATCAAGTATTTGAAAATCCGGAAACAGTTGGAACTGCAATACGAATTGGGAATCCAGCTAGTTGGCAACAGGCTGTAGTAGCTCGAGATGAATCGAAAGGGTCTATTGATGAGATTACCGATGAAGAAATGATTGAAGCGTATCAGTGGTTAGCAGCCAATGAAGGAATATTTGCTGAACCAGCATCCTGTTCTTCGGTTGCAGGACTGCTGAAAGCCATTAAGCATAACCAAGTGGAAAAAGGATCTACCATCGTAACAGTACTAACAGGAAATGGATTAAAGGATCCCAATACTGCTATTGATTATAGTAATTTTGAACCACGTGTTCTCCCAAATGACGAGAAACAGGTGATTAACAAGATATTGGAAAGTGTTCTCGTATGA